A genomic stretch from Mya arenaria isolate MELC-2E11 chromosome 10, ASM2691426v1 includes:
- the LOC128204801 gene encoding uncharacterized protein LOC128204801, protein MAEGDPPTLVVLLFNRRYSSIRQLWEKFRRTRSVADIHRRPKRRVTTRHQDRYMVLSHLRNRYTLATSTARRTVGTHNREICPQTVRNRFRAVGIRARRPRKVPVLIAGHRAARLAWARRNLRLTGLMSFLWMK, encoded by the exons atggcTGAAGGTGACCCTCCGACTTTG GTTGTGCTGCTGTTTAATAGGCGATACTCGAGTATCCGTCAGCTGTGGGAGAAATTTAGAAGAACCAGAAGTGTTGCTGACATACACCGGAGGCCCAAACGCAGAGTAACAACTCGCCACCAAGATAGATATATGGTTCTTTCTCACCTACGCAACCGTTACACTCTGGCTACGTCAACGGCACGGCGGACCGTTGGCACGCACAACCGGGAAATTTGCCCACAGACCGTCCGCAACCGGTTCCGGGCCGTCGGTATTCGCGCCCGTCGACCACGGAAGGTTCCTGTCCTTATTGCGGGGCACAGAGCAGCACGGCTAGCATGGGCGAGACGGAATCTACGGTTGACTGGGCTAATGTCATTTTTGTGGATGAAATAA